The Methanolacinia petrolearia DSM 11571 genome has a segment encoding these proteins:
- a CDS encoding arginine deiminase, whose product MKPGVYSEVGRLRTVIVHRPDMALRRLTPSNHDEYLFDELLWVDRGIEEHDAFTKILEENGVEVLRLDRLLEETLRSGDAREYILGGVFPGDAPGVSIAGRLKDALMEEEPEILAGYLTGGLAVDEMEIPGMSGIKSRSLVAAAAGPDSYILPPLPNTLFSRDPSSWIFGGVTINPMYWHVRRREALNVSAIYRYHPEFSKSSFECWHPKGDLAGVPPPGYGRNTLEGGDIMPLKKGCVLAGISERTGSGMIENLASTLFAGDEAERIVACDIGRDRSHMHLDTVFTMINEDTATAYPGVLEKSRTWSLFPGDVEGTFRIREEAGLVPAIEDALGIDALNIIPTGGDRYEAEREQWDDGNNVLAVRPGVVVAYRRNARTNKSMEKEGIDVIEIEGCELSRGRGGTHCMTCPVTRDGI is encoded by the coding sequence GAGGTCGGAAGGCTGAGGACGGTCATAGTCCACCGGCCGGACATGGCTCTCAGGAGACTAACACCCTCGAACCACGACGAGTATCTCTTCGACGAACTCCTGTGGGTCGACCGGGGGATCGAAGAGCACGACGCGTTTACAAAGATACTGGAAGAGAACGGAGTTGAAGTCCTCCGGCTCGACAGGCTCCTCGAAGAGACACTCCGGTCGGGCGATGCGAGAGAGTACATCCTCGGGGGCGTATTCCCCGGAGATGCACCGGGGGTCTCGATAGCCGGGCGGCTGAAGGACGCCCTTATGGAGGAGGAGCCGGAGATCCTTGCGGGATACCTCACGGGAGGACTCGCCGTAGACGAGATGGAGATACCGGGTATGAGCGGAATTAAGAGCAGGTCGCTCGTCGCTGCCGCAGCAGGGCCCGATTCATACATCCTCCCCCCGCTCCCGAACACCCTGTTCTCCCGCGACCCGTCGAGCTGGATCTTCGGCGGAGTCACAATCAACCCGATGTACTGGCATGTCAGGAGAAGGGAGGCTCTCAACGTCTCCGCGATATACAGGTACCACCCGGAATTTTCGAAGAGCAGCTTCGAGTGCTGGCACCCGAAGGGGGACTTAGCCGGTGTCCCCCCGCCGGGCTACGGGAGAAACACGCTGGAAGGCGGGGACATAATGCCGCTTAAGAAAGGATGCGTCCTTGCGGGGATCAGCGAGAGGACGGGTTCAGGCATGATCGAAAATCTCGCTTCCACCCTCTTCGCAGGAGACGAAGCGGAGAGGATCGTCGCGTGCGATATCGGCAGGGACCGGAGCCATATGCATCTCGACACCGTCTTTACTATGATAAACGAGGATACGGCCACGGCGTACCCGGGAGTCCTGGAGAAGAGCAGGACATGGTCGCTCTTCCCCGGCGACGTTGAGGGAACCTTCAGGATCAGGGAAGAGGCCGGTCTTGTTCCGGCGATCGAAGACGCACTCGGGATCGACGCCCTCAATATCATCCCGACAGGCGGCGACAGGTACGAGGCGGAACGGGAGCAGTGGGACGACGGGAACAACGTCCTTGCAGTAAGGCCCGGTGTCGTCGTCGCGTACAGGAGGAATGCCAGGACGAACAAAAGCATGGAAAAAGAGGGAATCGACGTAATTGAGATCGAGGGCTGCGAACTCAGCAGGGGCAGGGGAGGTACCCACTGCATGACATGTCCGGTGACAAGAGACGGGATTTAG